Part of the Mesotoga infera genome, CCTCCCGATAGAGCTCGACAAAGGATGCCGACCTTCAAGAAAAGGAGCTCCCTTTAAAGGAGTAGTGGCATGTTCTTGCATCAACCTCACATGAGTAAAGCTTCTTTACCTTTTAAATCCGAGTGTCTGGTTTTGCTCAAGAACGTGGTCGATCTGGCATGGGTGTAAGTGTCGAGAGCTATTGTTCAAGATAATGTGATAAAATTGTTTCAGGTCGATGAGTTTAGACCTTTGTTATTGATTCTGTAGACAAGCGATACTTCAAAGATCCGTTGACTTTCTATTGAATATCATACGCTATCATGCTTGCTCTAAGAGAAATCTGGTTCTGCCGAAAAGGGAGGAATCAACTATTTGAGTCTCTTGATGTCAAGGCGAACGAAAACAAGAATGCATAAGGGTCTCACTATGGTTGAGATAATGGTTACTTTGCTTCTCACAACGATCATTATGGGGATTTTATACGTTGTGTTGGCTTCCACTTTCAGGATAAGTGGGCAAGTTCAAACGCAACTCGCAATTGATGAAGAAGTGATGAAACTGAATGGTGGTCTACAGACTATTATATCGAGGAATTGGACAGGCTTGAGTGTTACGGGTGATGCATCGAAAACCCTGTCCTTGCAATCCCGATTCGCTATTATTCCCGACTTCGTTGATGCAACAATAACTTATGAAGATGGGAAAGTCCTTTTTGTCTATTATGTAAATGAGACGCAGACTACAACTACTACTATTGCTCAACATTTGCAGGATTTCCGATTTGATCCAAGTGGTCAGTTTATCTATTATGTTGGAACATTTGTTATCGATAATTATTCAAGAGAAGTGAAAGGGGCAGTGAGGTTCTATTAGAACGAAGGGGTTTACGATTTCGGAGATTGTAATAGTGCTTGCAATAATCGCGCTACTGATTACATCTGGAGTGGCGCTGATTATCCAGTATAGAAGCCTTTCTTCAAGACTTGAAGTGGTTACGAATCTTCACTCGGCCAAAATCCTTGTTGAGGGACTTATTAGGAATAGCCTTGTACAGGAGAACATTGAAGGAGTCATTACGAAACTTTCGGAGTATCCAGGATTTGAAGACGTAGAAGCTGAACTGATAGATGCGACTGATACGATTAACGGAACGGTTTTTACTGTTAGGTTGTTAGACAGGAGAATTGCCCGAGAGGAGGAATTCTATGTATACAGATTCGACCCTTTCAAGAAGTAGGGGTCTGATACTCCCTGTTGCACTCATTCTTATGGCTTTTGCCACAACAATGATTTTGACTGCAGGAGTGATGTTACAGAGAACTTCAAGTAAGCTGAACAGTTACTCATTACTCTCAGATCTAAGGATCGCTTCAAATAACATCGTTGAGAGTGCAACAATGGTTCTCGCGGATAAGTGGAGTACAACTGGTCTATTCGTCTCGGCGTGGGCAGATTACGACAAGTTCCATTCATTTATCTCAACTAGGGG contains:
- a CDS encoding type II secretion system protein, translating into MRTKGFTISEIVIVLAIIALLITSGVALIIQYRSLSSRLEVVTNLHSAKILVEGLIRNSLVQENIEGVITKLSEYPGFEDVEAELIDATDTINGTVFTVRLLDRRIAREEEFYVYRFDPFKK
- a CDS encoding prepilin-type N-terminal cleavage/methylation domain-containing protein, translating into MSLLMSRRTKTRMHKGLTMVEIMVTLLLTTIIMGILYVVLASTFRISGQVQTQLAIDEEVMKLNGGLQTIISRNWTGLSVTGDASKTLSLQSRFAIIPDFVDATITYEDGKVLFVYYVNETQTTTTTIAQHLQDFRFDPSGQFIYYVGTFVIDNYSREVKGAVRFY